A single region of the Polyodon spathula isolate WHYD16114869_AA chromosome 5, ASM1765450v1, whole genome shotgun sequence genome encodes:
- the LOC121316177 gene encoding discoidin, CUB and LCCL domain-containing protein 1-like isoform X1 produces the protein MIGRDKLYRFLSLFFGLSAPLLSSAEKLGDGCGHSVLGQESGVLTSRNYPGTYPNHTWCEWKIKVQEGKTIILKFGDLDIEAQHCESDYVKIFKGSQTFGNAFATYCGNQKSYTKEIHVDSNEITVQFESGHHLSGRGFLLSYASSNHKDLLTCLDKASHFPESRYSKYCPAGCKSIAGDVTGDKSEGYRHTSVLCKAAVHAGVIIDELGGQISVIQHKGLSRYEGIKANGIQSKEGSLSDKRIVFSTNDCSKPLSLDSGAITATSAWQPTNENGQITECSAENGRLDVQGSAWAAHRNNTCQWMLIDLGEKKNITALCSRIMQELFGQSAFASLKTRRKHCWHKTGIITSGSTLPSYRIQHSKDGHKWRMYRRAGGSEAKIFEGNLDYWHRTRNNFLPSIVARYIRIIPQTTHRRIAMKVELMGCSQEKANALTLPVPENTTPGTRSHAEEEDITKPLTSHTDLVKLAIFVVPAVLSLVLLFAGVCVYMTLWKKKTKENTYGLSESPKAGCWKPFARHQSTEFTISYSPEKETLKKLDLVKSNMADYQQPLMIGTGAVTRKGSTFRPMDTDAKEEISRKDPATNYDYLYSANQYALPLTNKEPEYATPIIERHNFRNDTYTPDAGYNVPAVGLSTKPSFNANDCKSYNKQESLTGDYQTPQLIAKSMLSEEAGYDRPKQSIALATATTGMNYQKPQVTMSVTEGYSAPRDCLKPASPRQQ, from the exons ATGATAGGAAGGGACAAGCTTTACAGattcctttctctttttttcgGACTTTCTGCGCCTCTGCTATCGTCTGCCGAGAAGCTGG GAGATGGATGTGGTCACTCAGTTTTGGGTCAAGAAAGTGGAGTCCTGACTTCCAGGAACTATCCCGGAACGTACCCAAACCACACATGGTGTGAATGGAAGATTAAAGTACAGGAAGGCAAGACTATCATCCTGAAGTTTGGTGACCTGGATATTGAGGCACAGCACTGTGAATCTGACTATGTTAAAATCTTTAAAGGATCACAGACTTTTGGAAACG cttTTGCGACCTATTGTGGAAACCAGAAATCTTACACAAAAGAGATCCACGTGGATAGCAATGAGATCACAGTTCAGTTTGAAAGTGGACATCACCTATCGGGACGTGGATTTCTACTGTCATATGCAAGCAGCAACCACAAAG ATTTGCTTACATGCTTGGATAAAGCAAGTCATTTCCCAGAGTCACGGTACAG caagtacTGCCCTGCTGGTTGCAAGTCAATAGCAGGAGACGTTACTGGGGATAAGTCAGAGGGATACAGACAT ACGTCTGTTCTTTGTAAAGCTGCCGTTCATGCTGGGGTTATAATTGATGAATTAGGAGGCCAGATATCAGTCATTCAGCATAAAGGCCTCAGTCGGTATGAAGGCATCAAGGCGAACGGCATTCAGTCAAAAGA ggGGTCTTTGTCTGACAAGCGGATTGTGTTTAGCACCAATG ATTGCAGCAAGCCACTGAGCTTGGATTCGGGAGCCATCACAGCCACATCTGCCTGGCAGCCAACCAATGAAAATGGACAGATCACAGAGTGTTCTGCAGAAAATGGACGTCTTGATGTTCAGGGATCTGCGTGGGCAGCTCATCGTAACAACACCTGCCAGTGGATGCTTATAGACCTTGGGGAGAAAAAGAATATCACAG CCCTGTGCAGTAGAATAATGCAGGAACTGTTTGGACAGAGTGCATTTGCTTCACTGAAAACAAGAAGGAAGCACTGCTGGCACAAAACAG GAATCATCACTTCAGGATCTACACTACCAAGTTACAGAATCCAGCACAGCAAAGATGGCCATAAATGGAGGATGTACAGACGAGCTGGAGGTTCAGAAGCAAAG atatttGAAGGAAACCTTGATTATTGGCACCGAACACGGAACAACTTTCTCCCATCTATCGTTGCTCGCTACATACGCATCATTCCACAAACCACGCATCGGAGGATAGCCATGAAGGTGGAGCTAATGGGATGTTCGCAAGAAAAAG CAAATGCTTTGACTCTGCCtgtacctgaaaacacaacccCAGGTACAAGATCACATGCTGAAGAGGAAGACATAACGAAGCCCCTTACATCCCATACTGACCTAG TGAAACTAGCCATATTTGTGGTCCCAGCCGTCCTCTCATTGGTCCTTCTGTTTGCAGGAgtttgtgtttacatgactttatGGAA gaagaAGACAAAGGAAAATACATATGGGTTATCTGAATCTCCTAAAGCAG GCTGTTGGAAACCTTTTGCCAGGCACCAGTCCACAGAGTTTACCATCAGCTACAGTCCTGAAAAAGAAACGCTGAAGAAACTGGATCTGGTCAAAAGTAACATGGCAG attACCAGCAGCCCCTAATGATTGGAACAGGGGCAGTGACGAGAAAAGGATCCACGTTCAGGCCAATGGACACTGACGCTAAAGAGGAAATCAGCAGAAAAGACCCAGCGACCAACTATGACTATCTTTATTCTGCCAATCAGTATGCACTGCCTTTGACCAATAAGGAACCAGAATATGCCACCCCTATAATAGAGCGGCACAACTTCAGGAATGACACCTACACACCAGACGCGGGTTACAATGTGCCAGCAGTTGGTTTATCAACGAAGCCTTCTTTCAATGCAAATGATTGCAAGAGCTACAACAAACAGGAAAGCCTCACTGGAGATTACCAAACACCACAACTTATAGCCAAAAGCATGCTGAGTGAAGAGGCAGGATATGATAGACCTAAACAGAGCATTGCTTTGGCCACTGCAACCACGGGTATGAACTATCAGAAGCCACAGGTCACTATGTCAGTGACTGAAGGTTATTCTGCGCCTAGGGACTGTTTAAAACCAGCAAGTCCCCGACAACAGTAA
- the LOC121316177 gene encoding discoidin, CUB and LCCL domain-containing protein 1-like isoform X2 — MIGRDKLYRFLSLFFGLSAPLLSSAEKLGDGCGHSVLGQESGVLTSRNYPGTYPNHTWCEWKIKVQEGKTIILKFGDLDIEAQHCESDYVKIFKGSQTFGNAFATYCGNQKSYTKEIHVDSNEITVQFESGHHLSGRGFLLSYASSNHKDLLTCLDKASHFPESRYSKYCPAGCKSIAGDVTGDKSEGYRHTSVLCKAAVHAGVIIDELGGQISVIQHKGLSRYEGIKANGIQSKEGSLSDKRIVFSTNDCSKPLSLDSGAITATSAWQPTNENGQITECSAENGRLDVQGSAWAAHRNNTCQWMLIDLGEKKNITGIITSGSTLPSYRIQHSKDGHKWRMYRRAGGSEAKIFEGNLDYWHRTRNNFLPSIVARYIRIIPQTTHRRIAMKVELMGCSQEKANALTLPVPENTTPGTRSHAEEEDITKPLTSHTDLVKLAIFVVPAVLSLVLLFAGVCVYMTLWKKKTKENTYGLSESPKAGCWKPFARHQSTEFTISYSPEKETLKKLDLVKSNMADYQQPLMIGTGAVTRKGSTFRPMDTDAKEEISRKDPATNYDYLYSANQYALPLTNKEPEYATPIIERHNFRNDTYTPDAGYNVPAVGLSTKPSFNANDCKSYNKQESLTGDYQTPQLIAKSMLSEEAGYDRPKQSIALATATTGMNYQKPQVTMSVTEGYSAPRDCLKPASPRQQ; from the exons ATGATAGGAAGGGACAAGCTTTACAGattcctttctctttttttcgGACTTTCTGCGCCTCTGCTATCGTCTGCCGAGAAGCTGG GAGATGGATGTGGTCACTCAGTTTTGGGTCAAGAAAGTGGAGTCCTGACTTCCAGGAACTATCCCGGAACGTACCCAAACCACACATGGTGTGAATGGAAGATTAAAGTACAGGAAGGCAAGACTATCATCCTGAAGTTTGGTGACCTGGATATTGAGGCACAGCACTGTGAATCTGACTATGTTAAAATCTTTAAAGGATCACAGACTTTTGGAAACG cttTTGCGACCTATTGTGGAAACCAGAAATCTTACACAAAAGAGATCCACGTGGATAGCAATGAGATCACAGTTCAGTTTGAAAGTGGACATCACCTATCGGGACGTGGATTTCTACTGTCATATGCAAGCAGCAACCACAAAG ATTTGCTTACATGCTTGGATAAAGCAAGTCATTTCCCAGAGTCACGGTACAG caagtacTGCCCTGCTGGTTGCAAGTCAATAGCAGGAGACGTTACTGGGGATAAGTCAGAGGGATACAGACAT ACGTCTGTTCTTTGTAAAGCTGCCGTTCATGCTGGGGTTATAATTGATGAATTAGGAGGCCAGATATCAGTCATTCAGCATAAAGGCCTCAGTCGGTATGAAGGCATCAAGGCGAACGGCATTCAGTCAAAAGA ggGGTCTTTGTCTGACAAGCGGATTGTGTTTAGCACCAATG ATTGCAGCAAGCCACTGAGCTTGGATTCGGGAGCCATCACAGCCACATCTGCCTGGCAGCCAACCAATGAAAATGGACAGATCACAGAGTGTTCTGCAGAAAATGGACGTCTTGATGTTCAGGGATCTGCGTGGGCAGCTCATCGTAACAACACCTGCCAGTGGATGCTTATAGACCTTGGGGAGAAAAAGAATATCACAG GAATCATCACTTCAGGATCTACACTACCAAGTTACAGAATCCAGCACAGCAAAGATGGCCATAAATGGAGGATGTACAGACGAGCTGGAGGTTCAGAAGCAAAG atatttGAAGGAAACCTTGATTATTGGCACCGAACACGGAACAACTTTCTCCCATCTATCGTTGCTCGCTACATACGCATCATTCCACAAACCACGCATCGGAGGATAGCCATGAAGGTGGAGCTAATGGGATGTTCGCAAGAAAAAG CAAATGCTTTGACTCTGCCtgtacctgaaaacacaacccCAGGTACAAGATCACATGCTGAAGAGGAAGACATAACGAAGCCCCTTACATCCCATACTGACCTAG TGAAACTAGCCATATTTGTGGTCCCAGCCGTCCTCTCATTGGTCCTTCTGTTTGCAGGAgtttgtgtttacatgactttatGGAA gaagaAGACAAAGGAAAATACATATGGGTTATCTGAATCTCCTAAAGCAG GCTGTTGGAAACCTTTTGCCAGGCACCAGTCCACAGAGTTTACCATCAGCTACAGTCCTGAAAAAGAAACGCTGAAGAAACTGGATCTGGTCAAAAGTAACATGGCAG attACCAGCAGCCCCTAATGATTGGAACAGGGGCAGTGACGAGAAAAGGATCCACGTTCAGGCCAATGGACACTGACGCTAAAGAGGAAATCAGCAGAAAAGACCCAGCGACCAACTATGACTATCTTTATTCTGCCAATCAGTATGCACTGCCTTTGACCAATAAGGAACCAGAATATGCCACCCCTATAATAGAGCGGCACAACTTCAGGAATGACACCTACACACCAGACGCGGGTTACAATGTGCCAGCAGTTGGTTTATCAACGAAGCCTTCTTTCAATGCAAATGATTGCAAGAGCTACAACAAACAGGAAAGCCTCACTGGAGATTACCAAACACCACAACTTATAGCCAAAAGCATGCTGAGTGAAGAGGCAGGATATGATAGACCTAAACAGAGCATTGCTTTGGCCACTGCAACCACGGGTATGAACTATCAGAAGCCACAGGTCACTATGTCAGTGACTGAAGGTTATTCTGCGCCTAGGGACTGTTTAAAACCAGCAAGTCCCCGACAACAGTAA